The Pseudomonas fragi DNA window CGGTTGCTGCTGATGGCGTACATGGTGTTCTCCTGAACTAATGGCCCAAGGGCAGCCAAAAGACACTGGCCAAGGTGCCAAGCAAAACTGCGACCGAATAAGGGAAAGGCTTACCGGCCACTTCATCAGCCTGGGGGGAAAAGTAGGCCCGGGCCTTGAGCATCAACCAGTAGCGCCCCAGGGTCTGCACAGCCTGACCGCGCACCAGCACGATCAGCAATCCGCATGCGCCACCCGCAATCAGGCTGAAAAACGCAGCCCAGAGGGCGTCATGGGGGGTTAAAAAGGCGCCGGCCATAGCCATTAACTTGACGTCCCCGGCGGCCATCCCGCCAGCGGCGTACATGGGCAGGAAAACCCCGAAGCCGATCAACATGCCCAGCAGCGAATGCCCCAACCCGATAAAACCTGCGGCCCAGGTCTGGCCGACCAGGCCCAGCACCAGCCCCAGCAAAACCAGAAGATTGGGAATGCGGTGACGGCGAAGATCGCTCACCACCGCAACTCCCAGCAGCCCTGACAGCAACGCAACAGCAACAATCTGTACCTCGCTCATGGCTGCACCCTCAACAGGAGACATCGTGTTAGCAGACAGTGCCCTTCACAGCACATCCCAGACTGGTAATCGCTGTTTTCACATTGCCACCCAGGGTGATAAACGCGGCTACAGCGCCCAGGGTTATCAGCCCGCCTGCCACTGCATATTCCACAATGGTCAGGCCATCTTCGTCGTTGATGAACTTCACTACTGAAGTCTTGATTGATTGCAGGCTCATTTCGTCCACCTCACTCAATGTTTGATATTAAGAAGCAGGGCCAATTGCACTGCTTAATTGAATCTTAGCCAGTGCACTATTTAAGGGTTAGGAGATTTTTGCTAACTGTTAGGACTTTATTGCCAACACTGAAAAGAGTTAAAGCAGCCACAAACAAGACAACCTGACTGCCATTAACACCCGCTTTATATGCTGGCCGTACTTCAACTAATCAGGCATAAAAAAACCGGCTTAAGGGTGCTGCGCTAGAGGGGACGTATAGCGCAACAGACTAAGCCGGGGGGTTCATAGCAGGATTTAATCTTCACAACCTCAAAGCAACGGCAATACTTGTGTACAGGTTCGTATCATTGGCGCTGCACATCGGCAGCCAACAACTGCAAACAGGAGCCAGGCCCCAATGATCGCTAGCCGCACATCAGCAGGCAAGCCCCTTGACCGCACAGCCCAGGCTGGTGATGGCGTCCTTGACGTTGCCACCCAGGGTGACAAATGCCGCCACCGCCCCCAGGGTTATCAGGCCACCGGCCACGGCATACTCGACAATGGTCAGGCCGTCTTCATCATGGATGAAGGCCTGGACGGAAGTTTGAATGGTTTGCAAGTTCATGTTGTTCACCTCATTTGAGTGGCTTGCCCAAAGCGATTACTTAATGCACCGCCTGATTCAAGGCTAGCCAGCGGTGACAAGAGCAGTTAGGAGTTTATTGTCGAACAGCAGGATTTTTTTGCAGTAACCAGGTATTAAAACAGCATTATCGGATCCAATTGAAAGTGAACTTCAAGCGGCACGGCGATAATGATTCGAAACTTTAACCCGACAGCGCATTGCACAAGAAAGGATCACGTGAATGAAATCTGAAGCTGTCAAAAAACCTCATCTGCTGTGGTTCGACCTTACCCGCAATCAATCCACTGAAGAACTGATGCTGCCCTTTCGCGCTACCTGCCACTGCCTGCTGGACACCCCCCGGGCCTGGGCCAACAAGCACCGCGAGCCGGCGCCAGACATGATTTGCATGCATTTTGACTGCCCCGACCTGTCGGGGCTCAATCTGTTGCAGGAGATCAAATTCAAGTCCCCCTCCATCCCGATCACCATGTTTACCGTACAGCACTCCGAAGAACTCGCGGTCTGGGCCATGCGTTCGCGGGTCTGGGAATATGTGGTACTGCCCCTGAGTGCTGCCGAGATCAGCCGCTACCTGAGCGCCCTTGAGCAGTTGTGCATCCTGCGAAGTGCCGCTGGCAACAGCAACAAGACATTGCCGATCGAGCATGGCCCCGCACTGCCCGACAGCATCCGCCTGACCACCGACCATCAAAAGCACAACGCCCTGCACAACGTGTTGCAGTACATCGACCAGCATTACTGCGAAAGCATCGACCAGA harbors:
- a CDS encoding prepilin peptidase, whose protein sequence is MSEVQIVAVALLSGLLGVAVVSDLRRHRIPNLLVLLGLVLGLVGQTWAAGFIGLGHSLLGMLIGFGVFLPMYAAGGMAAGDVKLMAMAGAFLTPHDALWAAFFSLIAGGACGLLIVLVRGQAVQTLGRYWLMLKARAYFSPQADEVAGKPFPYSVAVLLGTLASVFWLPLGH
- a CDS encoding Flp family type IVb pilin; amino-acid sequence: MSLQSIKTSVVKFINDEDGLTIVEYAVAGGLITLGAVAAFITLGGNVKTAITSLGCAVKGTVC
- a CDS encoding Flp family type IVb pilin codes for the protein MNLQTIQTSVQAFIHDEDGLTIVEYAVAGGLITLGAVAAFVTLGGNVKDAITSLGCAVKGLAC
- a CDS encoding response regulator transcription factor, with the translated sequence MKSEAVKKPHLLWFDLTRNQSTEELMLPFRATCHCLLDTPRAWANKHREPAPDMICMHFDCPDLSGLNLLQEIKFKSPSIPITMFTVQHSEELAVWAMRSRVWEYVVLPLSAAEISRYLSALEQLCILRSAAGNSNKTLPIEHGPALPDSIRLTTDHQKHNALHNVLQYIDQHYCESIDQKDLARRCSMTTFRFSRLFKEVNGLGFMDYVLGKRMESAKDLLDNSQMPITSIGYEVGFKDPSYFARAFKQYAGCTPSEYRQARRSDVPLSDDTLTQVIQSLARSAEG